Below is a genomic region from Zea mays cultivar B73 chromosome 9, Zm-B73-REFERENCE-NAM-5.0, whole genome shotgun sequence.
CTCGCTTACGTGCAGCCATTCAAACATGTGCTTACCTGAAGTCAACGCATACCCTGCGCCTGGTTGTAAACAGTTAAGCACGCATCCAACCAAACACACTGTAAGTACCACCAGCATACCAAACGCAACGAACCGGCGTTTGGGGAGCCCCAGCATGTCTCTAGTCACCAACCCAGTGCCATACCTCGTGTACAGTAGAGTACCGAGAAGAACATGGCAAGAAGCGGACCCAGACATAGTCGGAGTCGACGATAACGTGGAAGGTAGGGGGACGGTGGTGCGGTTGGTCGCCTGAATAGCTGGCCCTAGCCAGGCGCCCAGGCCACGGGAGGCGGGAAAGAGCTAGGCGGCTAGCCCGGCCAGGCACGACCGAGAGCTTGACGGTGACTTCGCCCTGCCTTGTGGATCCGCACCGCGACTGGCACCACCGACGTGTTGGCCAGGGCGCCAGACACAGGCGGAGGAGCGATCGCATCAGCGGACGCCACCACATCGCCCTGGTGGCCACGGGGAGTAGGAGTCACACATGGCGAGGAGGAGCGTGGCACCGATGTCGGGTaactggaggaggtggtggagttgTGGCGCCGTCGGGGCGCAGCGAGGTGAGCAGAATAGCTAGGCTTTATAGGGAGGAGGGGCGGGCAGAGCGAGGTGAGGGGGATTCATTGCGGAGCAGGCGGAGGTCGTGAACGGCGCGCGAGATGCGGTAAGCTGGTAGGCGGGCGCGACATGCGCGGAGCACCGTTAGAGCGAGGTGGCGGGCGGGTGCGGCATCGTCGGGGGGCAGGCTCGGGGAGGCGGCGGTGTGTGTGAGGTGCCGGCTACGGCCTACGGGTCGGGGGCGGGGCGTGCGGGTTGATTTGTAACATATGGAAGGGCAGGAGTAGAGATATATATACCCGTCGTTTTGTTCTCCAACCAACACAATGCTCGCGCCGCCTGTACTTGAGATGAGCATGGAGACGGAGCATGGTGGCCACGAAGAGGAATCGGCGATGCTCCCGTGCGTCGCGTTCGCATCGGAGCACGGTTACAAGTTCTTCTCCCTCGCCCACATGCGCATGCTTAACAGCGCCGACGTGCGGCCAATGCCTCCGGTGCTCGGCCGCCGGCTCGTGCCGTCTCCGTACGGCGGGATGGTGCTAGCCACGGATGTGTGCTACAGGCACCCGTGCCACCTCGTCGACCCCTTCACCGGCTCGCGCGCACCGCTGCCGGACCTGCCCATCCCCTTCTCGGAGAAGGAGCCGGTCGGGTGTCTCAGCGACGAGCCACGTCTGCGCTGCGCGCGCGTCACCGACGACGGGTTGGCGTGGGACTGGTCCCGGCGAGGCGTCATGGTGGCCCGCGGCGACACGGCCTTCTTCTGCGAGCACGGCGGCGAGCGGTGGATGCCGGTGCACCAGTCAAAGCTCGGCTCGCCCATGACCGTCAACTACCGCGGCGGGCTCTTCTTCGTCCTCGAGCTGCGCACGCTGAAAACTACAATCATCGACGTCGGCACGCTGCAGGCCCGCACGAAGATCCCTGCGCCGCCGGGCTTCGGCGACGTCGACTACTCCTACCTAGCGCCATCTACGGACGACGCGATTCTCCTGGTGCACCGCGCCGGGGACAGCGACAGCGTGGTCTTTACCAAAGCGTACCGCGCGCGGCACAGGGACAGCCAGAGGCCGCCGAGGTGGAGGCCAGTGCTCGACATCGGTGACCGCGCGGTGTTCGTCGACGGCGCGCATGGGTTCACAGTCACCGCCGACCCGACGGGAGCGAAGGCGAACCGCGTGTACGTGATCCTTGCCCATCAGCTGACGCACCCATGTGGGCGTCTGGCCGTCGCATACGACGTCGGCTTCACAGACCTTACGAGGCCAGAGCGCATGGGGCGGCTGAATCTAAACACCGGCGAGGTTGAGCCAATGTGGGGCCGTCCGCACTGGATCATACCTAGGAATGAATCGGGTCGTCGTTAAAGATCTATCAACTAATACAGTTTATTTACATTAGTTTACATACCGAGGCACTGTTTCTTCGTAAAGGGGTTTTTTTTGAAGCATTAGAGAAATAAACGACAGATTTATAAAATACTTTGATTTTCAAAAGCCACTGGTAAATCTACCTGTAAGTTGCAATGCGAGAAATATTCAGCTCGCCTAGCCCTATTCTAGCGAGCGTATTGAAAAACATGGATCTATTATTATAAGAGGTAGAGGTCAAAGGCTTCAGCGACTCGTCATGTTCAAAGCGTTTATCGCAGCACTTAAACTTGTTGTGTCCGGTGGGTGAGATCACAGCGAGCATCAAATTCATCAGCTACCTATAACATAGTTTAGCATTAAAATAAGAGCTAGtgtgttagtgagtgctaaacttCAGCACTGCTCGTGCTGCTTGTTTGATTTCATGTGCTAAACTTTAGTAAAGTGTTGTAGCACTGTAGAAATACAACAAGGCATAAATATCCAACGACTGTCGCAGATTGTTGTCACCTCCGTTCCACATTATGAGGGACTCTTTTGTTCATTCTCTATAAGAGATTCAGGAAGAGCCACTCTATTGGGATTTGGGATTATGGCTTGTAGCGCACAAGATTGAGAAGCAAAAGGGAGCAGGATACCCGATCTTTTAACAAAGAATTACTTCAGACATCCCGCAACATTGTAGAAATGATAAGGTTGGTACATAATAAAAATTTCTTAGTAGTTACAGTAAGCTCAACCTACAAAGCAGCATTCTTATCCTAGTCCTTGCCGTGGCTTCAAACATGAAACAGTGACTTGGTCAGATGGACAAGTACCGCCACAGTATTGCATCCCAGAACATCTCATGTCTGCACCGATCAGATTCTTGGTGCTGCAAGAATGCCAAAAAAGCATCAGAGTACTGCAATCTTATGTGATTGTAGGATATAAGCTAGGGACAGAGAGAACACAGTAACAAAGTTTGTCAGATGAAGATATCACATACCTCCACCAATTGTGGCCTCAGGGAGCCGTTCTATCACAGGCAAGTTCATTTATCACTCTCTTATGAGATCAGATGCTCCTGTGCAAAGATCGGTACTACCAGTCCATCTAAAGTGCGCTTCAGGGTTCGCCGCGTTTGCGAACTGGTCAAGAACATGCGCGTTGGGTATTTCTTTCCTGAGCTGCTCCAGCTTGTCGAGCTGTCCCTGGAAGCCAAGCGCAGGATCTGGAAAAAAAAAACAGCATGGCATTTGATGTTAGATTTCAGAACATGGTAAAAGCCGAGCCGGCCAGTCCTGCAAACGCGAAACCAACGGACATCGATGACGATGAGCTGCAACCTTCACTTCCTTACCGGTTAACACCAAATCTGCCCCCAGGTACCGCAGCAGGATCTGCTTGTCGAGCGAGTACTCGGCGGGCATGACCGCGACGAACCTGTAGCCTCGGGCCAGAGCGATGTACGCCAGGGCTATGCCCATGTTGCCGCTCGTCGGCTCGACCAGCGTCGTGGCGCCAGGCGAGATCAGCCCTCTCTCCTCTGCGTCCTCGATCATTCTGTGAAGAACATGACAGCCACACGACTGGACATTGGTAGAAAAAAAAAATGACCAGCGTCGTAGGAGCTCGAACCATAGATAGTAGGTAATACCTCAGAGCGCTGCGGTCCTTGACGGAGCAGAGGGGCTGGTAGCACTCCAGCTTGCCGACGACTCGGGCGTCGACGTTGTCCTTCTGGGCTATTCTCTTCAGCTCTACCAGTGGCGTCCATCCTACAAGCTGCAGCAGGGGAACTGGGATTGATCTACATGTATCATGGCAACTCAAACTTTACATGTATCATGGCAGCTCAAACTAGCACTGAAATACATGGAAACAGATCTTCCACACACGCACAAAAAAAATGCAAGCAAGCTAGCAAGAAAATAAACTGGAGAAAAAAAGGTCAGAAAGCGATGTGAGGAGCCCAGGGCGGAGAGACTAGCTAGATAAGATTGGGCCTCAGTGCCTCACCTGGGTAATATCGGAGGCGATGTGCTCCTGCTGCGGCGAAGTGGCTCCTCCGGATTCATCAGCCCGCGCCGCCGGCGATTTCAGCAGCGAGGGGATCCCTCTCCTCCCTGCCCCTGCCTCCATGCTCTCTCTTCTCATTAGTCCCTTCTTTCTCGGTGAAATGGGAGAGCGGCGAACACCGAACAGCGTGTTTGTTTGCTCTTCAGCTACCTCGACCCACTAAACTCCCAGCACTACTCTATTCGTTCCCTCTGAGTTCTGCAAGGCTAGTGTAGTTTATAGTGCAGACTGCTTGCTAAGTTGCTTTGCTCAATTTGCTGCTTGCTAGCCTTCTACAGTGCTCCGGCTGCTTGCCTGGTTGCTTGGCTTTGGCTAGTTGGCTTAGTTGCTCGCGTAGTTGCGTTGGCCGCGTTGCTGCTTGCAGTTTCTGCTTGCTTTGTTGCTTGCTATTTGCAAATTTAGCTGCCCTGCAGTTGCAAATTGCAATAGATTCAAGCTCAGCAAAGATCGGCAAAAAGAAAGGCTCTAGAAAGAGGTAGTTGTGTTATGTGTAACAATATTGTCTATACATTTTTTTATTAAATTTAGCTCTTTATTTTAATGCTAATGTATGCTTGCTCTTTGTTTGACAACTTATATTTGGTTAAGTTACTGATTTGACATATAATCTACAAGGAATTCTTCATCTAAGGTACTTCTTAATAATGTTTTTATACTAAATTTTGTTTTACTGCAAGATATATTTTTGTCATTGCCATACCTTATTTTTAGGTCGTGCTCCGCCACTGGGGAGGGAGGTGGTGGGGAATGGCGGCGGCGACGCTCCGGTGGGTGCTGCAGCTGCACCGGGACGTACCGCGGGCAGCACGGTTCTACTCGGAGGGTCTCGACTTCAGTGTAAACGTCTGCACGCTCCGCTGGGCCGAGCTGCAGTCGGGGCCGCTCAAGCTCGCACTCATGCACACCAACGACAGGTGCGGCTACTGCTGTTTGTTTATACCGCGCTCTCCTCGTAGTATTATCCTCTTCGTATAACTTCGGCCTTCAGATGGATGCGGATTCGGATTTGTGTGAGGTTCATGTGTTCGATGAAATGTGTGTGTGCAGCACTTGGTTTTATTTAAGTTCTGAAAACTTGGGTGATGGGCTGCGAGATTAGTGAAGAATCAAGTCAGTTTTCATATGACAGTCGTGTCAACTTTGGCTCGAGATACCTTGCCCTGGAACTTCTCTTGCGGATATTTTTTTTTGAAAGCAAATGGTAGGAGCTATGCCTTCATTGAAGAGGGAAAAGAGTTATAGAAACATGATCACAGATCTCACACACACCAGGAGCACACCTCCTCCTGCATAAAAGACCCGCAGGTGAAACTAAGAGAATATCAAACACAATAGGCGAGGCTGCTAGTGAACATCAGCACTCCTATACAGCGAAAGACTCTTTTATTTTCCCTGCACCCACCTGCAAGGCTGCAACGCCGACAGTGAGCTATTCTCGAAAATCCTTTTAATTACGCTCTTTCCAAATGTTCCACATGAACATGATGTAGATCGTGATTCCATCGAAGTCTCTTCTTCAGTCTTTTGTGATGAGAGAGGTTGTCAAACCCACCACTCgctgatgctgtcgaaatttgatGGGTCTACTTGCTGCAGTAAGACCAGCCCTTTCCTAGGAGAGGATCTGGTTCCAGATATCGAGAGCGAAAGGGCATTGCAAGCAGAGGTGGATTTTAGGTTCTATAggtccttggcagagcgagcaagaGGTTTGGTGTGGCCATCCACGGCGGGCTAGATTGTTGGCAGTGAGCAGCTTATTCTGAATGAGAATCCATGCAAACAAATTGCACTTCTCAGCTCTTGCATTCCAAATGTGGTTAACCTTGTGGCGTCTATAAGTACCCAGTAACTTCTTCTGTGGATATGATCTGTCGATCTGGCGGTTCAAAATTCCTTCTTTTTATTTTCACTAGCATCTATCAACATAGAGGAGTAGTGAGGCAGGCTAGCTTCGCTGCATCCTGGGGAGGGGGGGGACGCTAAACTAATCTCGTTTTTGTGTGTAGGAGTGCCCGCCAAATGGAAAATGTCAACGAATCCTTCATTTGTGGGCAATGATTTGCACTGCAGGTTGATAGTGGGCTTTGAGCAAGCTCAGACTTTCGAGTAAAAGTTCTTTATGTTGATCAGCTTGGTCAGACTTACAATAGGACATGTACCAAAGAACATAACATACAACACAAACTTAGTGACCCCATAAAGAAAATAACTCTGAAAGTGAATTGTATGGAAGGAGTGTTGGATCTATCGCATGAAAATATGAGATCCATGGAAAAGTAGACCAAAACATACTGGACAAACTTTGTGACCCTATAAACATAACAGCTCTGAAGTGTTGGATCTGGGaggttgccagttcttgggaaaaaAATCCCAAACATTGCTTGAAAATGATACTTCAACTCTCCAATACATTTCATAGTCCTCGTTACAATCTTGCTATGTCAAAGGCAGTGCATGAAAACAAGTGACCCCCCCCAAGAGTCAAAAGAAATTGCTCTCCTTGGAGCTTTTCTCAGTTTTTTGTGTGGATTTCAAATTCCATCATCACATAAACATAAGCTACACAAAAACACATAGGGGATCCCCCCCCAATTGGCCAGTGCATGAAATCATAAATTCATAACTATTATCTTATATTCTGTACATGCTTGCAGTAATCTTGCATCGCAGAGAGTCTATTCTTCAATGCTCTCCTTCACTGTACCAGACATAAACAGTGCCGTATCGAAGCTAATGGCATTGGGAGCCGAGTTGGATGGGCCAATCAAGTATGAGATCCATGGAAAAGTATTGTCTCTATATTCCCACGATTTCCATTTATGTATTTCAGGACGCAGAATCATTTACATGACGTTTCATGTTTCTTCCAACGCAGGTTGCAGCACTGCGATGCATCGATGGGCACATGCTAGGCCTGTACGAGCCAGCTTGAAGAACTCGTGTCACAACGAAAGTATTGAGAAGTTCCATTAACCACTCACTGAAGACTGATGTGTATGTCCGGCAAAAGATCTTTCCGCGTAAGACAACTTACTGGGTCTGGTGTGCATGAAGTGGCAGAACTCCTTTTGTTAGCAAAATCACGAGAGACACGGTGGATGGTTTGCAGTCTACCATTCTCTTCCTCGTGCTGCTGGTTATGATACACATTTTTCTCGAACTGAATGTGCCTAGCAGGTCGTCGTGGTAAGCTGAAGCCAGGTTTCAGTGGTCCTGCTCGGTCATGGCCTTGCTTCATGGCATTGTGCCAGTACATCTAATTCAAGTTTCAGTTGTAGTTTGACTGACATTACATGTGTGCGTAGTTTCAATTTGCAATTCAAGTGCAGGAGTGCTCTGCCCCTGATCATCCATGTAATTGAAATTCTTCTGTAAGCATTTGTTCTGACAGTATAATTGTGGACCATAAAGTTGCTGTTAACTTGTGTGTAGCTGCACTGTTCTATTTTTTTCACTTTTAGGGCCCGTTTGGTTTCctttagtctagggactaaaatttagttggaagactaaagtttagtccctacccTGTTTGGTTCTGGGACTAAAAATATTTAAAAAAtattaaatgaatcataagaggACCAAATACCTTTTAGTATTCTCCCGCCattagtgcaactgaaataaagAAGGGCAAAAAgtggaattaatatggtttagtcccttttagtcatcCCTTGAGGGACTAGATAATAAAACagtttagtccatattttagtcccAGTGTTCGGCTATTTAGGGACTACCAAACTGGGCCTTACTAcccgtttggttcctttagtcactagactaaactttagtgactaagtttagtcactaaagtacattgtttggttttagtgactaaaCCGGACTAAAGAACATTAATTGTTGTGAATAATGACTGTATTACCCCTATTAATTAGTGGATGTTTGCTGCAAGAAGAAAGTGTAGAGGACAAATAAGGTAAAAATCCtaatttagtcccttttagtcattgcgaactaaagtttagtcacctcACTTTAGCTATCATGTTTGCTTATTTAGTGACTAAAAGTAactaaattttagtcactaaACTTTAGTCGCCCCAAACTATAGATGGCCAATAGTGTCGGGCTAATCGGGACATCACGGCACGGCATGGCCCGATGGGTACTGTTGTGCCTGGGCCGAGCACCGGGCACGCTGGGCCGGCACGGGCACAGCCCGATTATCCCGGAAGCACGGTTAGCCCGCTTTGTTTGTTAACCTAAAACACGTCGCCCCCTCCCCCCCATCGGGCCCCGCCTCGTCAGTCTCACTCGCTTGCCTCGCCTGTTGTCTCTCGCCCTCCTTCTCTCCGTCTGCGATTTAGGGGCGATTTTGGGGGGTGATTCGTCGATTCGTCTCCACCGCCGCCTCACTGTTCGACTCCGCCGCCGCCTCGCCTCCGGGTTCGAGCCTCCGCCCTCCGGTAGGGTCCTCCACCGCTCCCTCCACCTCTGGGCTCTGGCTTCCCCTCACCTGGTGGTTGCTTGGCTGGTTGTTCGGTCACGGATTTGGTTACGCCGTTACGGTAAGCTTTCGATGttcgtcttcttcttcctctagtCGACGTCTCCGACGAGTTTGAGACTTCTTAATCTggtgcttgttcttgtgatctgTGCTCAATCCCAAACCCTAATCTACTCTATTGCCTTCTTGCTCTGTGATTGTACCTGTGAGGGACCGATTTGGTGCTCCGGCTTTGGTAAGTGCTTAACCTGTTCTTGTGATCTATGTTTGTGATCTGTGTTCGAACCATAAACCCTAATCTACTATAATACCTTCTTGTGATCTTGTTCTCTGATTATAGCCGCCGTGAGGGACCGATCTGGTGCTCCGACTTTAGTAAGTTCTTAATCTggtgcttgttcttgtgatctATGCTTGTGATCTGTGTACCAACCCTAAACCCTAATCTACTCTAATACATTCTTGTGATCTTGTTCTCTGATTATAGTCGTCGTGAGGgaccgatctggtgctccggctttGGTAAGTGCTTAATTTggtgcttgttcttgtgatctTTACTTGTGATATGTGTTTGAAGCCTAAACCCTAATCTACTCTGATTATAGCCGCCCGTGAGGGACCGATCTGGTGCTCCGACTCTAGTAAGTTATTAATCCAATGCTTGTATTTGTGATCTGTGTTGGTTCGAACCCTAATCTAACTATCTTCTTGTTATGTGATTGCTAAACATCTTCATTGatgattgaaagtcgcctagaggggggtgaatagggcgaatctgaaatttatgaacttaagcacaactacaagtcgggttagcgttagaaatataaacgagtccgaaagagagggtgaaaaaagtgtcaaaataaaagttgtagaacttcaaaagttatttatctttgtagttgacaacttttttatttgaattcgtttagggtctcaaataagcaatttacactcaaatggttgtaatatgtggagaaaacaactacaaactagacacaaggcatgtcatagacggagtggtagtggagggtacgcgcgagggtgaggtctacggttcgaatacta
It encodes:
- the LOC109942481 gene encoding uncharacterized protein, yielding MLAPPVLEMSMETEHGGHEEESAMLPCVAFASEHGYKFFSLAHMRMLNSADVRPMPPVLGRRLVPSPYGGMVLATDVCYRHPCHLVDPFTGSRAPLPDLPIPFSEKEPVGCLSDEPRLRCARVTDDGLAWDWSRRGVMVARGDTAFFCEHGGERWMPVHQSKLGSPMTVNYRGGLFFVLELRTLKTTIIDVGTLQARTKIPAPPGFGDVDYSYLAPSTDDAILLVHRAGDSDSVVFTKAYRARHRDSQRPPRWRPVLDIGDRAVFVDGAHGFTVTADPTGAKANRVYVILAHQLTHPCGRLAVAYDVGFTDLTRPERMGRLNLNTGEVEPMWGRPHWIIPRNESGRR
- the LOC109939155 gene encoding putative inactive cysteine synthase 2 is translated as MRRESMEAGAGRRGIPSLLKSPAARADESGGATSPQQEHIASDITQLVGWTPLVELKRIAQKDNVDARVVGKLECYQPLCSVKDRSALRMIEDAEERGLISPGATTLVEPTSGNMGIALAYIALARGYRFVAVMPAEYSLDKQILLRYLGADLVLTDPALGFQGQLDKLEQLRKEIPNAHVLDQFANAANPEAHFRWTGSTDLCTGASDLIRE
- the LOC103639792 gene encoding uncharacterized protein encodes the protein MAAATLRWVLQLHRDVPRAARFYSEGLDFSVNVCTLRWAELQSGPLKLALMHTNDSNLASQRVYSSMLSFTVPDINSAVSKLMALGAELDGPIKYEIHGKVAALRCIDGHMLGLYEPA